The window ATCGAGGCCGCCAGTTCCCCCAGGGTCGTAACCCTGGCGACATGGGCAAGCTGGGCGCGCGCCTCCTCGGCCGCGATCCGCGCCGCTTCCATCCTGACAACGAGATAGGTCGTCGCCGCGATCGCCAACAGGCTGATGACGCAGTTGATCAATCCTGATCGGGGCGAGCCGGACGGCGTGATCAGATAACTGACCAGTGTCAGGGCCACGCAGATACCGCCAATCAGAAGGATGCCGCGTCTCTGGCAGAAGCCGACCGATAGCAGGATGACCGCCACATAAAACACGGCGGCGGCGATTTCGAGATCGGTGATGGTGTCCAGGGCGAAGATCGCCATCGCCAGCACCGCCGCGACAAGCGGCAGCACCGGCCCGCGGCCGTTGGCCCAGATGCTCGCGCGACGTGTCTTCGGCAACACCGGTCTCCCCAGGCGATTCGAAAGGAATTCGGATGTTAGAGCATGATCGGGGCAAGGGGATGCCAGTTTCTGCGGCCGCGAACCGGCCCTCTGATTGCAACGCGTTCAGGAAGCAGCCAAGCCGCCGCTGGCGCTGATGCATGAGTTGAAGTGGTAGGCAGGCATTCCGAGGCGTCGCGAAGCGACGAACCAACGTCCCTCATCCTGAAAGGCTGACCGGATGAGGTGCCGTGCAAATGACCGCAACGTGGCCATGTTCGGTGATAGTAGCACCTTTTAACGAACACCTCATCACTCTCAGCGTCACCCGCGGGCTTGACCCGCGGGTCCAGCTTAAGCGCTCAAGCTGTGTTTTGATATCGTTGAAGAAAGCTGGATCACCGCCCGGTGATGACGCAGAAATTGGTGATACGCCTCGTCGCGCGCCAATTCGCAGCGTGCCGCAATCAGCAGTAAACAATTTTCTGTCGTATACGGCACATGCCGTATCGCTGACGCGGGCTATTGTTTGCCATGGTGCGGTGTCACCCAGATCATTCGCCGAACATCTCATCTCCCCGCCATGAGCCGTGTCAACCGATCGTCACGCGACATGACCGCAAGAGACATGTCTCTCGGAGGCATGACGCGAGGACATCCATGGGCCGGACATCTGCGATGAACTGGCTGCGCGACTGGTTCAACCGCGCAAGCGACAGGGATATCACCGCTATCGTCGCAACGTTCATTGCGACGGTAGCCTTCGTCCTCTGGATGGGGGTGATTGGGGTGTCCTATTATCGCAGCATGATGCCCTGCGGCAGTGCATGCCTAACGGATTTCTCGGCAAGCCGGCGCTAGGCCGCCGCGCGCAAAAAAGCATCAATGGCCAGGCCTTGGCCGGCGCGTGTGTTGTGCACCAAATCGCAGCGTGCAGAAATAAGCAGTAAACATTTTTTGTGCCGTATACGGCATATGCCGTATCGCTGACGCGGGCACTGCCTGCCATGGTGCGGCGTCATCCAGTTCGTCCGCCGAACATCCCCGCCATGAGCCGTGTAGACCGATCGTCACGCGACATGACTGCAAGAGACGTGTCTGTCAGTGGCATGACTCTCGGAAACATGACTCGCAGAAGCATGGCTGTCAGAGATCTGCCGATTGGCAGACTGCTCGCAGCCCTCTGCGTGCTTCTGCTCGCGGTCGCGCGGCCGGCCGCGGCACAAACACAGGACACCACGCCCTCGGGCATGGTGGCGTTCTTCGCGGCGGCGGACCCGACCACCGGGGCATGCCCGGCCGGCTGGTTCGTGCCGCCGCAGGCGCAGGGGCGGCTGCTGGTGGGCGTCGGCGACGCTGGCACCGTTGGGATCACCTCGGGGACACCGATGGCCAACGCCAGCGATCCGACCCACATCCACGGCTATTATCCCAGCATCACCCTGGCGGGGCAGGCCATCCTCGGAGCATCCGGCGGCAAGGACCACGAAGGGGCCCATAACGGCACCTACACCCTGCAAACGGGCTCGCCGCCCGTGGCCTCCGTCTTCACCCAGCCTTCGCCGTCGAACCTGCCCTACATCCAGCTCATCGTCTGCCAGAAACAATGAGGCCTTGCATGATCCTTTGCGTGATCTCTTGCATGCACCTCTGCAGGACTCTTTGTAGGACTGTTGGCAAGACCCTTGGCAAGACGCTTGGCAGGACTCCGAACATGACCGCGACGACATTCTGGTGCGCGGCGCTGGTGCTGACCGGCCTCGCAAGCCCCGCAGCCGCCGCGCCGGTGTCGGAGGACGCCTATCCGCTCGGGACGGTGGCGTTCTTCAATGCGCAGAGCTGTCCGACCGGATGGCAGACGGCGTCGAAGCAGAGCGGATTCACCCTGGTGCCGTTCACGTCGATCCCATCGGGCGCGCAAGGCAGCACCACGAATGCCGCGCTCGGGAGCGGCCAGACCTTCGGCCACAGCCATGCCAGCCTGTTGTCGAGCATCACCCTTCGCACCAACAGATACGGCGGATTCTCAGGCCACGGCGACCACTCCACCTCGAAGAGCGGAACGCTGCCGGTCAATGGCGGCACCGACTTCGACGACGCTAATATTCCCTATCTGCAACTGCTGATCTGCGCGAAGGTCGCATTCCAGTCCCTGCCGAATCCGCCCGTCGGCCTCCCGCCGAACATCGCCGCGCAATTCCTGCTCGACGCCTGCCCGGGGGGCTGGAAGCCGTTTGCAGCCAGCAACGGCCGCTTCCTGGTGGGCCTGCCCGCCGGCGGCACGCCGGGCACGCAGTTCGGCGGCCCCGCGTACACAAGCATCGGCGCCAACAACACCCACGTCCATCCCTTTTCGGGTTCGTTCAACGTTCCTTCGACCAGCGTCGCGCTGGCGCCATGCTGCAACGGCAGCTACGGCTCCGCAGGCGCGTATCCGTTCCAGGGCATCACGTCCGCCGCCCTCATTCCCGTTCCCTACGCCGCCGTGTCGCAGTGCATGCCATGCGCGGCCAACGACCCGGCCTGCAACTCTCAATAAAGCCGGAGCGCGATGACACCGCGCTCCAGCTTTCTTCAACTGGCGCGTCATCTCCGCGCGACAAACGCGACGCGTTTGCGCGGGGATCATGCGCGGTCCCGTTCACCTTTGCCCGGAGACAGACCATGGTTGCGACTGCCAGCGATATCCAGATCACCGCGAGCCTGATCGACGACTACCTCTTGACCATGGACGCTCCGGTCGGCCCGAACCCGAACGGCCGCTTTGTCGCGGTGCAGGACCCAACCGCGACGGCGCAGTGGGCGAGCCTGCTGGCGGTGGATTCCTCCGGTGATAATCTGGTGCTGTTCACTCCGGACTCCAGCTCGCATTCGGGCTGGTCGACCGCCACCACGAGCGGCGTGCCGGTGCCAAGCGGCGCCTCCGGCGAGATCGCGCGGCTCGCCGCCTTCGCGCAATTGGGCACCACCCAGGCACTGGCCTATTTCCCGATCAGCACCCCCATCGGCAACGGCAATGCGGCGACATGGATGCAATGGAGCGCGGCCGGCGGCTGGACCGCGGCCGCCCTGACCGGCAATGCGCAGAACGCGCTCGGCTTCACCTTCCAGACCGACACCTATGTCGACGCCGCCGGCAACGCCTATCTCTACGGCGTCTCCGGCAACATCAGTGACGGCCAAGGCAAGCACCACACCGGCGCGTTCTTCGTGGTCGGGTACGATCCGAGCGGCGGCGACGGCACCGGCGCCTGGGATGTGCTGTACGAACAACTGCTTGATATCTTCACGCCGAAGATCACGACCGGTGCCGCGTTCCGCCTGCTGCCCGGCAACGATGGCGGCGTCAACGTGGTGTGGATCGACCAGGACATCATCTATTGCCAGGGCGCCACCATCGCCATCGACCCGACAACGTCGAGCCCGAGCTTCGCCATGCCGGGCACCCCGTCGTCCTTCGCCTCCAGCCTCACCGGGCTGACCGTCAGCGCGATCGTGCCGCTGCCCGGCAGCGCGGGCGCGGACAATCTGCTGATCGTCGATGGTATGGGAACGCTGTACATGGTCCTGGGCTACACCCAGTCGATCGGCGCCGTGAGTCCCCTGACCGGCGTCGACGACAGCCAGCCGGCCGGCGTCGTGTCGGCGTCAGCCGGCGTGGACGCGACCGGCAATCTGCACGTGATGGTGTCGGAGACGACAACGCAGATGCTGTGGATCCTGCGCCAGTCCGGCAGCAACGGCAACACGCCGAGCTTCGACGCGTGGGTGCCGCTGGGCAACACGGTGAGCGCGATCGCTGCGCCGGCTGTGATGGCGGGCGGCCCCGAGCTGTTCCTGGTCGATCCGAGCCTGACTGCCTATCACATGACGCAGAACCTGACCGACCTCACCTGGTCGACGCGGGCGATCGCGGCGCCGGCCGCGAGCACCGCGACGCCGACCAACATCGCCGGCACATCGATGAACCTGACGGTGGTGGACGCCAACCAGGTGCCGATCCCCAAGGCGCTGATCTCGGTCTCAAGCGACCAGCCGGTGGTGCTGCTGGTAGCCGGCGTGTCCTATCCGATCGGCCCCGGGACGCCGCCGGTGCAGATCCAGGCTGATCCTGTGGGCCAGGCCTGCGTGCTGATCGAAACCACCACGCTGTCGATGCCGCCTTTGCTCTTCCAAGTGACCAACACCGACGGCTCGACCGCGCAGCGCAGCTGCCAGGGCGACCAGGTGGAGTTGAAGCAGGGCGAGACGCTACCGGTGCCGGCGCACGCGCCGGCCTGCGTCGCTTCGCGCCTCGCCGGGCAGGACCCGAACTGGCCGCTGACCGCCAGCACGCTGCAGAACCCCACTCCGCCGCTGCTCCCGCTGCTCAACACGACGTATCCGGATCCCTCCGGGATTGTGACGTCGATCAACAACGCCGGGCAATGGCTGCTGCCGCAGAATGTCGACACCACCACCAATACGCTGTCGCTTGCCAATGTGGCGGTGAAGCACTGGAGCATCGATTTCGGCCGGGACGGCGAGGCGGCAAAATTTCAGGTGCTGAGCGAGGCCGAGGGTTTCGCCGCCAGACAGCATGCGCAGGCACAAACCGCGGTCGGCAGTATCATCGGCACGATCTTTGGCGACGTCGCCAACTTCTTCAAGCACGCCTGGCAGCAGCTCGAAAAGATCACCGTCACCATCGGCACCGAGCTGACGGTGATTTTCAACGACGCGCTGCCGCTCGTGGTCAACACGGTGCGCGAGGCCGGCCAGGCGCTGGAGACGATCTTCAGCCGGATCGTGCAGGGCGTGGCCGGCGCCGCGATCGACGCCTATGACGCGGTGAAGAACGCGATCAACTGGCTGAAGCAGCTGTTCGAGTGGGACGACATCCTGATCACGCAACGCGTGATCAGGAAGGCGGTGACGTCCGGCCTCACCGCGGCGCAGGGCGCGATCGGCACGGCGGAGAGCTTCGTGCAGGCCAAGTTCAGCACATTGCAGGGCGACGTCACAGATTTCTTCACCAACCTGGAATCGTATTTCGAACAGACGCAGACCTTCAACACCATGGCGAGCGGCGCCGGATCAAGTCCGCTCGGCGGGACGGGCGGCGCGCTCGCCGGCCAGCCGGCCTCGACCGCCTACAACCAGAACGGGGCGCGATCGAACTACGTGCACAACCATATGAAGGCGTATTACAGCAGCACCAGCAGTAGCAGCGGCGGCGGCAGCGGCACGGGCTCGATGCAGAGCGTGCTGAGCCTGATCCAGAGCAACGTGGCCGGCGACACCTTCAACGGCCATGTCCATACGCTGCAGACGACGCTCCAGGCGCAGGTCAGCGACTTCCGCCAGTTCTTCGATATCGTCATCGTCGACCTGCTGAAGGCGCTGAACGACCTCACCAACTTCGCGCTCGGCGCCATCGAAGACATCATCATCGCCATCCTGAAGCTGCTCAGCGACGCGATCGACGCCATGCTGGGGATCTGGAGCAACACCACGCTCGATATCCCGATCATCTCCTGGCTCTTCACGCAGATCACCAAGACGACGGACAATCCCGCCGGCGAACCCTTCACCATCCTCAACGCGCTGAGCCTCGTGCTCGCCGTGCCCTGCACGATCCTCTACAAGGTGCTGATCAGCAAGGGCGTGGCGCCGTTCACCGAAGCGGAGGCCGTGGACATCGAGACCAACGGACTGCCCTGGCCGCAGCTCGCAAGCGCGCCGGCGATGCTGGCGAAACGTCCGCAGCTCACCGCCGCGGCCGTGCCGACTTACATGCGGACGGCGGGCGTCATCGCCGGCCTCGCCAACCTCCTCCTCATGGTGACGTCGACAGGCGCGGACGTTCTGGCCTTCCAGCCGGAGGAGGAGGAGGAGGAGCCGCTGCCGGACTTCAAGAAGTACTTGTCCTGGGGGACGCTGTTCTGCAGCGCGACGGCGCAGGTCTTGAGCGCGCCCTTCAATCTGATGAACGGCCTGTCGGGCGCGGCGGACGGCTGGACACTCGGTGTCTGGCTCGGGTCCCTGTTCCCGTTCGGATGCGATTTGATCGCCACCGGCGCGACGGGCGGCCTGATGCGCTTCACGGATCAGTACGGTCCGCCCATCGATACCTGCTTCGGGGCGGTCATGATCACCGTGGCCGCGATCGCCCTGCATGAGCAGGGCGACGACAAGGCGGCCTATACGGGATGGGACCAGGCCAACATCATCGTTCCGCAGATCGGACGTCTGTTCAAGTTCCTGATCATGACCAAGGACAGTGCGCCGACCGCCGCCGTCGCGCTGCCGACACTGGTCGCGCTGGACGTGCTGCTCGGCCTCGGCAGCACGGTGACGCAGCTGGGTGCCGCGATCGACGGGTGATGCATCGACGTCGCAGCGGTCGTGCGGGGAATGCTTGCCGTACAACCATCACAAACAACAACGGCCGGGACAAAGCCCGGCCGCAAATCTATCCAGCAGTGAAATCCGTCGCGCGTCTTACGCGTTGGCGTGATCCGGGAATACCGCTTCGATCTTGGTCTTCAGCGTCGCCGCGTTGAACGGCTTGACGATGTAGTTGTTCACGCCGGCCTTCTTGGCGGCGATGACGTTCTCGGTCTTGGATTCCGCGGTGATCATGATGAACGGGGTCATCGCCAGATTGGGATCGGCGCGGACCTCCTTCAGCAGGTCGTAGCCGGTCATCGGCTCCATGTTCCAGTCGGAAATCACCAGACCGTACTTCTTGCCGCGCATCTTGTTGAGCGCCGCCGAGCCGTCGCTGGCATCGTCGATGTTCTCGAACCCGAGCTGTTTCAGAAGATTCCGAATGATGCGGATCATGGTGCTGTAGTCATCCACCACCAGAACCGACATCGACAAATCCATCGCCATCACATGTGCTCCCTGTCGCCGTCCTGGCGCGCCCCCGCTGATGCCGCGGTGGGATGGCCCCGCCGGCTTGGCACCGCGATGTCACGGCCCCTGCGGAAAATGCCGGGGCTGTTCCACTCGCTCTCAACACCTAGCATCAGCCCTTAAACAGCACGTTAACCGGCCACCATCGGACCCGCTCCTGGAACGGCGCCCTGCCGGCTTGACTTCCGGCACGGGGAGGCTTCACCGTCGCCCGATCATGACCGCTCC is drawn from Bradyrhizobium prioriisuperbiae and contains these coding sequences:
- a CDS encoding response regulator, with translation MAMDLSMSVLVVDDYSTMIRIIRNLLKQLGFENIDDASDGSAALNKMRGKKYGLVISDWNMEPMTGYDLLKEVRADPNLAMTPFIMITAESKTENVIAAKKAGVNNYIVKPFNAATLKTKIEAVFPDHANA